The genomic stretch GTCGGCGGGCTCGTCGGAGAAGAGGTAGCCATCCTTGCGGCGCCAGATGATCGGAGTGAGGTGCTCGGCGGCGCCGACGTCCCGCAGGTGGCGGACTCCGCGGGCGACCTGGGACGGGGTGAGGCGGGTGGCGGCGACGAGCTGCCTGGTCTGCAGGCCGGCGGGCCTGGCCTCCATCAGGGCGACGCGGACCAGGTCGCCGTAATGGGTGCTGAGCGGGGCGGCCGCGCCGCGTATGCGGCGGCGGGCGGGCAGCACCTCACTCGCCCTTCAGGAGCTGGGCGAGCTGCTCATCCAGGGTGAAGCGGCCCGTTTCGAGTGCTGCCTCCAGCCAGTCGGCCGCGCCGCGGACCTTGGATATCCCGCGCAGGATCGTTGTGCGTTCGTCGTCGGTGAACTCCTGGCCGCGCATCCGCGGGACCAGCCGGCCCAGGGTGGCGACGTAGCTGTGGCAGGAGCCGACGAGGTCGAGGTACTCGATGGTGTGCTCGATCCTGCGGACCGCAGGCATGCGCTCCCGGACCTTGTCCCGGGCCTGTTCGGAGTTGTCGAACTGGGCGCGGTTGACGGTGAAGCGGGTGTCGTCGTCCCGCATTGCCTCCCGCGCGACCCGGGGGCGCTGGAGGAGCCTGGAGGTCACGCGGGTGGCGACCTCGTCGTCCCGGGTCAGCTCCTGCACCACCCGCACCCGCTCCGCCGCCGGCAGCAAGGCCGCGGTCTCCGGCCGGCTCAGGAGGCTGGCCGTGACGGCCACCGCCACCTCATCGTCACGGGTCAGGTCACGGACCGCCCGGACCTTCTCCTCGACCGTCACCGGCCGGTCCACCTGCTGCCCCACCAGCCGCTTCGCGCCATCGGTGGTCCACTGCTTGCGATTCCGGCGCGGATTGAACGGGGCGTCCTCGATGGCCACCCACCGCTCCGCCTCGTCCGGAATCGACGCCAGGATCTTGTGGACCGTGAATGACACACCGGCCCTGCGCTTGCCCGCCGGCCAGCGCGAGGCCACCCACCGCCAGTCCTCGACCGTCGACAGCGCCACCCCTATGTCGTCGGCGAACATCTGCAACGACTCCTCGACCGTGAACAGATCCTCGCCGCCCTTGGCCACCGACCCCCCGACCGGCCGCATCGGCTCGATCTCCAACGCCCGGTCACCGAGACCGAACTGGGCCTTCGCCACCTGCTCGACCAGGTCCCTCGCCTCGGCCACGAGCTCCTCGTAGCGCGACCGCGAAACGTTCCCCACCCGCTCCGACATGCTGCCTCCACCCCTCGTGGTTCCCGGGCAGGCCAGTCACTCGACAGCGACCACTCAGATAGCACATCAGCCCAGGTCATCACCAGGATGGACGTGTGTGTTCCAGCGGCGGCAGGCGCGAACCGGGGGCGCGCGAGGCGCGACCGGACCGGCTGGTCGACCCCGTACCGAACAAGCGGGACACCTGAGGCACCCGCGGCGTTCGGCTATTCCGTCACCGTGACGGAATCCCGCGACGTCCGCTCTCGCCAGGCACGCGTCCGGCACCGCGACGAACAGAACACCGCCGAGCGGCGAAACTCGACCCCCACCGTCCATCCACGACCACACACCGGACAGACCGTTTCCTCACCGCGCTGCATGACCATGACCCGTCGGCGGGCGTGATTCAGGGCTCGCCACCGCCGTGACCTGCAACGACCCGAACAGAACAGTGCTGCCGCCGACTTCGTCGACGGCAGCAACACCCCACACTCCCGGCAATACCTACGGATCACCTCGCCAACGGCCATGACCTCAGCATCCCGACTGACGGACCACCCGACCAGGGATCT from Streptomyces sp. NBC_01264 encodes the following:
- a CDS encoding DUF6192 family protein, with the protein product MSERVGNVSRSRYEELVAEARDLVEQVAKAQFGLGDRALEIEPMRPVGGSVAKGGEDLFTVEESLQMFADDIGVALSTVEDWRWVASRWPAGKRRAGVSFTVHKILASIPDEAERWVAIEDAPFNPRRNRKQWTTDGAKRLVGQQVDRPVTVEEKVRAVRDLTRDDEVAVAVTASLLSRPETAALLPAAERVRVVQELTRDDEVATRVTSRLLQRPRVAREAMRDDDTRFTVNRAQFDNSEQARDKVRERMPAVRRIEHTIEYLDLVGSCHSYVATLGRLVPRMRGQEFTDDERTTILRGISKVRGAADWLEAALETGRFTLDEQLAQLLKGE